One Thermus sp. CCB_US3_UF1 DNA window includes the following coding sequences:
- a CDS encoding M3 family oligoendopeptidase codes for METTWDLTPLFPSLESPEFQGAWEDLRRQIAHLKGLLEGETPLDEVLAALDALAEKTTPLSAYLYARFSANTEDEAALAKLSELEMLLLDYERLRPRLTRYLALQEPEEAGPYRILVEEARWEALHLMPEGEEVLSAELSLSGRQAWAKLHENLTSQITATVDGEELPITQVRNLYFRPEEAVRKKAYEAELRAWERHEVPLAYALNGVKGEAGVLNRRRGYRDDLEPTLAQNRITRKALWAMQEAVRESLPLFRRYYLLKARALGKERLDWWDLFAPLGKGRRWTLEEARGFLREKLAALAPNAAKVAEAAFAERWMDLLPRKGKVGGAYCMPRGGGKSLILANYEESFEAVSTLAHELGHAYHNFALARVPASLRHVPMTLAETASIMNETLVVEAALQEASAEEGLEILDAYLQGAAQVVVDIHSRFLFESWVFAKRKERELSPREFKALMLKAQEEAYGEALATRHPYMWAVKGHYYGADFYNYPYTFGLLFGLAVYGQAKEDPAFATRYEDLLAASGLYPAKELAARFGFDLESVDFWRKGLKVLGEKVEALEARL; via the coding sequence GTGGAAACCACCTGGGACCTGACCCCCCTTTTCCCCAGCCTGGAAAGCCCCGAGTTCCAAGGGGCCTGGGAGGACCTGAGGCGGCAGATCGCCCACCTCAAGGGGCTTCTGGAAGGAGAAACCCCCTTGGACGAGGTCCTCGCTGCCCTGGACGCCCTGGCGGAAAAGACCACCCCCCTTTCCGCCTACCTCTACGCCCGCTTCAGCGCCAACACGGAGGACGAGGCAGCCCTGGCCAAGCTCTCCGAGCTGGAGATGCTCCTTCTGGACTACGAGCGCCTAAGGCCCCGCCTCACCCGCTACCTGGCCCTGCAGGAGCCTGAGGAGGCTGGCCCCTACCGCATCCTGGTGGAGGAGGCCCGCTGGGAGGCCCTGCACCTGATGCCCGAGGGGGAGGAGGTGCTTTCCGCGGAGCTTTCCCTCTCCGGGCGCCAGGCCTGGGCCAAGCTCCACGAGAACCTCACCAGCCAGATCACGGCCACGGTGGACGGGGAGGAGCTGCCCATCACCCAGGTACGCAACCTCTACTTCCGCCCCGAGGAAGCGGTGCGCAAAAAGGCCTACGAGGCCGAGCTCCGGGCCTGGGAACGGCACGAGGTGCCCCTGGCCTACGCCCTGAACGGGGTCAAGGGGGAGGCAGGGGTGCTGAACCGCCGCCGCGGCTACAGGGACGACCTGGAGCCCACCCTGGCCCAGAACCGCATCACCCGCAAGGCCCTTTGGGCCATGCAGGAGGCGGTGCGGGAAAGCCTTCCCCTCTTCCGCCGCTACTACCTCCTGAAGGCCAGGGCCCTGGGCAAGGAGCGGCTGGACTGGTGGGACCTCTTCGCCCCTTTGGGAAAGGGGCGCAGGTGGACCCTGGAGGAGGCCCGGGGCTTCCTTAGGGAAAAGCTCGCCGCCTTAGCCCCCAACGCGGCCAAGGTGGCCGAGGCGGCCTTCGCCGAGCGCTGGATGGACCTCCTACCCCGCAAGGGCAAGGTGGGCGGGGCCTACTGCATGCCCCGGGGCGGAGGCAAAAGCCTCATCCTGGCCAACTACGAGGAGAGCTTTGAGGCGGTTTCCACCCTGGCCCACGAGCTGGGCCACGCCTACCACAACTTCGCCCTGGCCCGGGTGCCCGCCTCCTTGCGCCACGTGCCCATGACCCTGGCGGAAACCGCCAGCATCATGAACGAGACCCTGGTGGTGGAGGCCGCCCTGCAGGAGGCTTCGGCGGAGGAGGGCCTGGAGATCCTGGACGCCTACCTCCAGGGGGCGGCCCAGGTGGTGGTGGACATCCATAGCCGCTTCCTCTTTGAGTCCTGGGTCTTCGCCAAGCGCAAGGAGAGGGAGCTTTCCCCACGGGAGTTCAAGGCGCTGATGCTGAAGGCCCAAGAGGAGGCCTACGGCGAGGCCCTGGCCACCCGCCACCCCTACATGTGGGCGGTGAAGGGCCACTACTACGGGGCGGACTTTTACAACTACCCCTACACCTTCGGCCTCCTCTTCGGCCTGGCGGTCTACGGCCAGGCCAAGGAGGACCCCGCCTTCGCCACCCGGTACGAGGACCTCCTGGCCGCCTCGGGCCTGTACCCCGCCAAGGAGCTGGCCGCCCGCTTTGGCTTTGACCTGGAAAGCGTGGACTTCTGGCGCAAGGGCCTCAAGGTGCTTGGGGAGAAGGTGGAGGCCCTGGAGGCCCGGCTCTAG
- the ubiE gene encoding bifunctional demethylmenaquinone methyltransferase/2-methoxy-6-polyprenyl-1,4-benzoquinol methylase UbiE, with protein MFSEIAPRYDLLNRLLSFGADQRWRARAVALALEGRPRRVLDLATGTGDLALLLKAKAPEAEVVGADFAPPMLEIARRKAQQRGLGVRFLEADALALPFPEGHFDAVTIAFGFRNFADYPRALAELHRVLAPGGRLVLLEFPPPPKGVFGLVYRVYFQRVLPFVGGLISGSFGAYRYLPESVEAFPSPEALKALMEKAGFAVRYELLTFGVAAIHLGVKP; from the coding sequence ATGTTTTCCGAGATCGCCCCCCGGTATGACCTCTTGAACCGCCTCCTTTCCTTCGGGGCGGACCAGCGCTGGCGGGCCCGGGCGGTGGCCTTGGCCCTGGAGGGGCGTCCCCGGCGGGTTCTGGACCTGGCCACGGGCACGGGGGACCTGGCCCTCCTCCTTAAGGCCAAGGCCCCCGAGGCCGAGGTGGTGGGGGCGGACTTCGCCCCCCCTATGCTGGAGATCGCCCGCAGGAAGGCCCAGCAAAGGGGCTTGGGGGTGCGCTTCCTCGAGGCCGACGCCCTGGCCCTCCCCTTCCCCGAAGGGCATTTTGACGCCGTCACCATCGCCTTTGGCTTCCGCAACTTCGCCGACTACCCCAGGGCCCTGGCCGAGCTCCACCGCGTCCTGGCCCCTGGGGGAAGGCTGGTCCTTTTGGAGTTCCCCCCGCCCCCCAAAGGGGTCTTTGGCCTGGTCTACCGGGTCTACTTCCAGCGGGTCCTGCCCTTTGTGGGGGGGCTCATCTCCGGGAGCTTCGGCGCCTACCGCTACCTGCCGGAAAGCGTGGAGGCTTTCCCTTCCCCTGAGGCCCTGAAGGCCCTGATGGAGAAGGCAGGCTTTGCCGTGCGCTACGAGCTCCTCACCTTCGGGGTGGCGGCCATCCACCTGGGGGTGAAGCCCTAG
- a CDS encoding ABC transporter permease, with protein MLTDPRRLGVLVLLGGGVLLLLWYLAPWAVPHRSFGGEGLLLSPFGHHLPQGNLPQGYRDGWLYPLFYASLAWLLLTLAVAWSKAGPKGLFWMGLLGLLLFLLTYALFQGSVAQANALGERPILRRHSLGLGSYATLAYGLYLLLLARLFSPGGLAFLVRRRGVVVPLFSLLLAALLGGVIVAVLKEPSGEVGSLREAVMLRLDLITYTYQLLFSPLVNPSGFLQSLLLATPLVFTGLAVALGFRGGLFNIGAPGQLILGAIAAMLVGVYLPGPRWLVLPLALLAAALAGGLWGALPGWLKARFGAHEVINTIMLNYIAASLFLFLISANEYKFFGQTLHLPFKYPGYEARSYEVRPEARLPHWTELVAPGGELSFALPLAFLLGLLGYVGVRRSPGHRVLSALLLGVAGYLVGGLLPGPAVAFGPDLTSVRLNGAFLLALLALFFFHFYVFRTVGGYELRALGLAPKAAEYGGVLAGRKVVWVMFLAGALAGLAATHYVLGGGIDEYRLKQSLPYSVGFDGIAVALMGQNTPLGVGLAAWLFGILLTGGLQVNLQLGISRELVAVLQALIVLFIAAGGFLPRYFTDPLRAAEVELKAEEVKR; from the coding sequence GTGTTGACGGACCCTAGGCGCCTGGGGGTCTTGGTCCTCTTGGGGGGAGGGGTTCTCCTCCTTCTCTGGTACCTGGCCCCCTGGGCGGTACCCCACCGCTCCTTCGGCGGGGAGGGCCTCCTCCTCAGCCCCTTCGGCCACCACCTGCCCCAAGGGAACCTGCCCCAGGGCTACCGGGACGGCTGGCTGTACCCGCTTTTCTACGCCTCCTTGGCCTGGCTCCTCCTCACCCTGGCCGTGGCCTGGAGCAAGGCTGGGCCCAAAGGCCTCTTCTGGATGGGCCTTCTGGGCCTCCTCCTCTTCCTCCTCACTTACGCCCTCTTCCAGGGAAGCGTGGCCCAGGCCAACGCCCTGGGGGAGCGCCCCATCCTGCGGCGGCACAGCCTGGGCCTGGGAAGCTACGCCACCTTGGCCTACGGCCTCTACCTCCTCCTCCTGGCCCGCCTTTTCTCCCCCGGGGGGCTTGCCTTCCTGGTACGGCGCCGGGGGGTGGTGGTGCCCCTTTTCTCCCTCCTCCTGGCTGCCCTTTTGGGCGGGGTCATCGTGGCGGTGCTCAAAGAACCCTCCGGGGAGGTGGGGAGCCTGCGGGAGGCCGTCATGCTCAGGCTGGACCTCATCACCTACACCTACCAGCTCCTCTTCAGCCCCCTGGTGAACCCCTCCGGCTTCCTGCAAAGCCTCCTCCTGGCCACCCCCCTGGTCTTCACCGGCCTGGCCGTGGCCTTGGGCTTCCGCGGCGGCCTCTTCAACATCGGGGCCCCGGGGCAGCTCATCCTGGGGGCCATCGCCGCCATGCTGGTGGGGGTCTACCTGCCAGGGCCCCGGTGGCTGGTCCTACCCCTCGCCCTCCTAGCCGCCGCCTTGGCCGGGGGGCTTTGGGGGGCCCTTCCCGGCTGGCTCAAGGCCCGCTTCGGCGCCCATGAGGTCATCAACACCATCATGCTGAACTACATCGCCGCCAGCCTCTTCCTCTTCCTCATCTCCGCCAACGAGTACAAGTTCTTCGGCCAGACCCTCCACCTGCCCTTCAAGTACCCCGGCTACGAGGCCCGCAGCTACGAGGTGCGGCCCGAGGCCCGCCTCCCCCACTGGACGGAGCTTGTGGCCCCTGGGGGGGAGCTTTCCTTCGCCCTGCCCTTGGCCTTTCTCCTGGGGCTTCTTGGCTACGTTGGGGTGCGGCGAAGCCCCGGGCACCGGGTGCTCTCGGCCCTCCTCTTGGGGGTGGCGGGGTACCTGGTGGGCGGGCTTCTCCCGGGTCCCGCCGTGGCCTTCGGCCCCGACCTCACCTCCGTGCGCCTCAACGGGGCCTTCCTCCTGGCCCTTTTGGCCCTCTTCTTCTTCCACTTCTACGTCTTCCGCACCGTGGGGGGGTATGAGCTCAGGGCCCTGGGCCTGGCCCCCAAGGCGGCGGAGTACGGCGGGGTCCTGGCGGGGAGAAAGGTGGTCTGGGTTATGTTCCTGGCCGGGGCCCTGGCCGGCCTGGCCGCCACCCATTACGTCCTGGGCGGGGGGATTGACGAGTACCGCCTGAAGCAGTCCCTCCCCTACTCCGTGGGCTTTGACGGCATCGCCGTGGCCCTCATGGGCCAGAACACCCCCTTGGGGGTGGGGCTGGCCGCCTGGCTTTTCGGCATCCTCCTCACCGGGGGGCTGCAGGTGAACCTGCAGCTTGGCATCAGCCGGGAGCTGGTGGCGGTGCTCCAGGCCCTCATCGTGCTCTTCATCGCCGCCGGGGGCTTTTTGCCCCGCTACTTCACCGACCCCTTGCGGGCGGCGGAGGTGGAGCTGAAGGCCGAGGAGGTGAAACGGTGA
- a CDS encoding endonuclease MutS2: MRDVLEVLEFPRVRALLAERAQTPLGRELALGLGPLSREEAETRHQLTQEAQSYPYALPPAGELREAYRKALAGGRLSGPELLRAAQALEGAMALKAELLPLENALSRVAEGIGDHAPFLGRVRKALDEEGAVKDEASPRLLAIRRELKPLRQEILDRLYALMDRQREAFQDRFVAFKRERYCVPVKAGMAHKVPGILLDESESGATLFVEPLSVVKLNNRLQALRLQEEEEVGRILRELSERLAQDPGVPGTLEALGLLDLVQAQAALAKDLSLTRPRFGEAYRLQGAFHPLIPHPVRNTFTLDEKTRLILISGPNMGGKTALLKTLGLAVLMAQSGLFVGAERALLAWPDRVFADIGDEQSLQENLSTFAGHLQRLKAMLLEATAQSLVLIDELGSGTDPEEGAALSQAILEALLERGVKGMVTTHLSPLKAFAQGGEGIQNASMRFDLERLRPTYELVLGVPGRSYALAIARRLSLPEEVLRRAEALQGGNRLEDLLERLEGERLAMEEERRRLAAELAQAEALRARLEAREARYQEERAERLRALEEEVRGRLLQVEAELKALKEKARSEGKRDALRELMALKEKYAKKAPPPPPPPGLSPGALVEVPSLGKRGRVVELRGEEALVQVGPVKLNLKAKELKPLPGEEAPKPLLAKPRREAKEVDLRGLTVEEALLEVDDALEEAKALGLSTLRLLHGKGTGALRQAIREFLRRDKRVEGFADAPPHEGGHGVTVVALRG, encoded by the coding sequence GTGCGGGATGTCCTCGAGGTCCTGGAGTTCCCCAGGGTGCGCGCCCTCCTGGCCGAACGGGCCCAAACCCCCCTGGGGCGGGAGCTGGCCTTAGGCCTTGGGCCCCTTTCCCGGGAGGAGGCGGAAACCCGCCACCAGCTCACCCAGGAAGCCCAGAGCTACCCCTACGCCCTCCCCCCGGCGGGGGAGCTGCGGGAGGCCTACCGTAAGGCCCTGGCCGGGGGAAGGCTTTCGGGCCCGGAGCTCCTAAGGGCCGCCCAGGCCCTGGAAGGGGCCATGGCCCTCAAGGCCGAGCTCCTGCCCTTGGAAAACGCCTTGAGCCGGGTGGCCGAGGGCATTGGGGACCACGCCCCCTTCCTTGGCCGGGTGAGAAAGGCCCTGGACGAGGAAGGGGCGGTCAAGGACGAGGCCAGCCCCCGCCTCCTGGCCATCCGCCGCGAGCTCAAACCCCTGCGCCAGGAGATCCTGGACCGCCTCTACGCCCTCATGGACCGCCAGCGGGAAGCCTTCCAGGACCGCTTCGTGGCCTTTAAGCGGGAGCGCTACTGCGTTCCCGTCAAGGCGGGGATGGCCCACAAGGTGCCGGGGATCCTCCTGGACGAGTCCGAGTCCGGGGCCACCCTCTTCGTGGAACCCCTTTCCGTGGTCAAGCTCAACAACCGCCTCCAGGCCCTGAGGCTGCAGGAAGAGGAGGAGGTGGGCCGCATCCTGCGGGAGCTCTCCGAACGGCTGGCCCAAGACCCCGGGGTGCCGGGTACCCTGGAGGCCCTGGGCCTTTTAGACCTGGTACAGGCCCAGGCCGCCCTGGCCAAGGACCTCTCCCTCACCCGCCCCCGGTTCGGCGAGGCCTACCGGCTCCAGGGGGCCTTCCACCCCTTGATCCCCCACCCGGTGCGCAACACCTTCACCCTGGACGAAAAGACCCGCCTCATCCTCATCTCCGGCCCCAACATGGGGGGAAAGACCGCCCTCCTGAAGACCCTGGGGCTGGCGGTTCTCATGGCCCAGTCGGGGCTTTTCGTGGGTGCGGAAAGGGCCCTTTTGGCCTGGCCCGACCGGGTCTTCGCCGACATCGGGGACGAGCAGTCCCTGCAGGAGAACCTCTCCACCTTCGCCGGGCACCTCCAGCGCCTCAAGGCGATGCTCCTGGAGGCCACCGCCCAAAGCCTGGTCCTCATTGACGAGCTGGGAAGCGGCACCGACCCCGAGGAAGGGGCGGCCCTCTCCCAGGCCATCCTGGAGGCCCTCCTGGAGCGAGGGGTCAAGGGGATGGTCACCACCCACCTCTCCCCCCTCAAGGCCTTCGCCCAGGGGGGGGAGGGGATCCAGAACGCCTCCATGCGCTTTGACCTGGAGAGGCTACGCCCCACCTACGAGCTGGTCCTGGGGGTGCCGGGGCGGAGCTACGCCCTGGCCATCGCCAGAAGGCTTTCCCTACCCGAAGAGGTGCTCCGGCGGGCTGAGGCCCTCCAAGGGGGAAACCGCCTGGAAGACCTCCTGGAGCGCCTGGAGGGGGAGCGGCTGGCCATGGAGGAGGAAAGGCGGAGGCTGGCCGCCGAGCTGGCCCAGGCCGAGGCCCTAAGGGCCCGCCTCGAGGCCCGGGAGGCCCGCTACCAGGAGGAAAGGGCCGAGCGGCTTAGGGCCCTGGAGGAGGAGGTGCGCGGGCGGCTCCTCCAGGTGGAGGCCGAGCTCAAGGCCCTCAAGGAGAAGGCCCGCAGCGAAGGCAAGCGGGATGCCCTGCGGGAACTGATGGCCCTAAAGGAAAAATACGCCAAAAAAGCCCCGCCCCCGCCGCCCCCACCCGGGCTTTCCCCGGGGGCCTTGGTGGAGGTCCCCTCCCTGGGGAAGCGGGGGCGGGTGGTGGAGCTCCGGGGGGAAGAGGCCCTGGTCCAGGTGGGCCCGGTCAAGCTCAACCTCAAGGCCAAGGAGCTTAAGCCCCTGCCAGGGGAGGAGGCCCCCAAGCCCCTCCTGGCCAAACCCAGGCGGGAGGCCAAGGAGGTGGACCTGCGGGGGCTTACGGTGGAGGAAGCCCTTTTGGAGGTGGACGACGCCCTGGAGGAGGCCAAGGCCCTGGGCCTTTCCACCCTCCGCCTCCTCCACGGCAAGGGCACGGGGGCCCTCAGGCAGGCCATCCGGGAGTTCCTGCGCCGGGACAAGCGGGTGGAGGGCTTCGCCGACGCTCCCCCCCACGAGGGGGGGCACGGGGTCACGGTGGTGGCCCTAAGGGGCTAA
- a CDS encoding DNA polymerase III subunit delta', producing MALGAAQGWGIVGHEAILELLPRIRASTLLFSGPEGVGRRLVARWYALGLNRGFPPPPLPEHPDLWEVAPKEGGLRGRAEVRLEEVEPLMDWFASHPRERVKVAILDAAHLLTEPAANALLKLLEEPPSYGRIVLIAPSRDTLLPTLASRALEVPFGPVPEAALRSLTQDPGLLAYAAGAPGRLKRALAEPERFRERLDKAAALGKAAPLARLSLLKELLAEEEGFFALYAAWRHRPEALLALEAAREALEAYVNPELVLARLALDLET from the coding sequence ATGGCTTTGGGAGCGGCTCAGGGTTGGGGAATAGTGGGACACGAGGCCATCCTGGAGCTCCTGCCCCGGATAAGGGCCTCCACCCTCCTCTTTTCCGGCCCGGAAGGGGTGGGGCGGCGGCTGGTGGCCCGCTGGTACGCCCTGGGCCTGAACCGCGGCTTCCCCCCACCCCCTTTGCCCGAGCACCCCGACCTTTGGGAAGTTGCCCCCAAGGAAGGAGGCCTGCGGGGCCGGGCGGAGGTGCGTCTGGAGGAGGTGGAGCCCCTCATGGACTGGTTTGCCAGCCACCCCCGGGAGCGGGTGAAGGTGGCCATCCTGGACGCCGCCCACCTCCTCACCGAGCCTGCAGCCAACGCCCTTTTGAAGCTCCTAGAGGAGCCTCCCTCCTACGGGCGCATCGTCCTCATCGCCCCCAGCCGGGACACCCTCCTGCCCACCCTGGCCAGCCGGGCCCTGGAGGTCCCCTTTGGCCCCGTGCCCGAGGCGGCCCTGCGCTCCCTAACCCAGGACCCCGGGCTTCTCGCCTACGCCGCCGGGGCCCCGGGCCGGCTCAAGCGGGCCCTGGCGGAGCCGGAGCGCTTCCGCGAGCGCCTGGACAAGGCGGCGGCCCTGGGGAAGGCCGCGCCCTTGGCCCGCCTTTCCCTCCTCAAGGAGCTTCTGGCCGAGGAGGAGGGGTTTTTTGCCCTCTACGCCGCCTGGCGCCACCGCCCGGAGGCCCTCCTGGCCCTCGAGGCCGCCCGGGAGGCCCTGGAGGCCTACGTGAACCCCGAGCTGGTCCTGGCCCGCCTGGCCTTAGACTTAGAAACATGA
- a CDS encoding thioesterase family protein yields the protein MEGFPVSLPVQVRFCDLDALGHVNNAVYLTYFELARTAYFARLERDWIARGHFILARAEVDFKRPIHLEDPVEVGVRVVRLGRSSFEMEYQVVAGGEVAATGRTVQVWLEEGRPAPLPEAIRARIQALEGRPLAP from the coding sequence ATGGAGGGGTTTCCCGTTTCCCTGCCGGTGCAGGTGCGCTTCTGCGACCTGGACGCCTTGGGGCACGTGAACAACGCCGTCTACCTCACCTACTTTGAGCTGGCCCGCACGGCCTACTTTGCCCGGCTGGAGCGGGACTGGATCGCCCGGGGGCATTTCATCCTGGCCCGGGCGGAGGTGGACTTTAAGCGGCCCATCCACCTCGAGGACCCGGTGGAGGTGGGGGTGCGGGTGGTGCGCCTGGGGCGCTCCAGCTTTGAGATGGAATACCAGGTGGTGGCGGGCGGGGAGGTGGCGGCCACGGGGCGGACGGTCCAGGTCTGGCTGGAAGAGGGGCGGCCCGCCCCCCTGCCCGAGGCCATACGGGCCCGGATCCAGGCCCTGGAGGGCCGCCCCTTAGCCCCTTAG
- a CDS encoding ABC transporter permease, which yields MNLDAAFLVALFLSTLRQTTPLLFTALGGMFSERSGVVNIALEGIILFGALTAAVVVERLEAALGPGPHPWLPWVGVLAAMAVGGLVAWVHAVVSIRYRADQIISATAINLLALGAPSLVLTYFYGNATNSKEVTNRLPLWGPEGFALSPLVYLAFLLVPLSWWVLFKTPFGLRLRAVGEHPEAADTLGVNVYRMRYIGVVLSGVLAGLAGAYLAIGFLNQFVRGMSAGMGFIALAAMIFGKWHPLGILFSTLLFGLASALAIQLQGTEILPAVLVQAFPYVVTVLVLAGFIGRSRPPSAVGKPYEK from the coding sequence GTGAACCTGGATGCGGCCTTCCTGGTAGCCCTATTCCTTTCCACCCTGCGGCAGACCACCCCCCTCCTCTTCACCGCCTTGGGGGGGATGTTCTCCGAGCGGAGCGGGGTGGTGAACATCGCCCTGGAGGGGATCATCCTCTTCGGGGCCCTGACGGCGGCGGTGGTGGTGGAGCGCCTCGAGGCCGCTTTGGGGCCCGGGCCCCACCCCTGGCTCCCCTGGGTGGGGGTCCTGGCCGCCATGGCCGTGGGCGGCCTGGTGGCCTGGGTGCACGCGGTGGTCTCCATCCGCTACCGGGCGGACCAGATCATCAGCGCCACCGCCATCAACCTCCTGGCCCTGGGGGCCCCCAGCCTGGTCCTCACCTACTTTTACGGCAACGCCACCAACTCCAAGGAGGTGACCAACCGCCTCCCCCTCTGGGGCCCGGAGGGCTTTGCCCTCTCCCCCCTGGTCTACCTGGCCTTCCTCCTGGTGCCCCTAAGCTGGTGGGTGCTCTTCAAGACCCCCTTCGGCCTGCGCCTCCGGGCCGTGGGCGAACACCCCGAGGCGGCGGACACCCTGGGGGTGAACGTCTACCGCATGCGCTACATCGGCGTGGTGCTCTCCGGGGTCCTGGCCGGGCTGGCGGGGGCCTACCTGGCCATCGGCTTCCTGAACCAGTTCGTGCGCGGCATGTCGGCGGGCATGGGCTTCATCGCCCTGGCGGCCATGATCTTCGGCAAATGGCACCCCTTGGGCATCCTCTTCTCCACCCTCCTCTTCGGCCTGGCCTCGGCCCTGGCCATCCAGCTCCAGGGCACGGAGATCCTGCCCGCGGTCTTGGTCCAGGCCTTCCCCTACGTGGTCACGGTCCTGGTCCTGGCGGGCTTCATCGGCAGAAGCCGCCCGCCCTCGGCGGTGGGCAAGCCCTACGAGAAGTAG
- a CDS encoding flavin reductase family protein, with product MRRYAPQGPLPAFYHFYPGVPAVVGVRLGERVNFCPAVWNTGLSADPPLFGVALSPKRYTHGLLLQARRFAASFHPHTQMALVHRLGSLSGREVDKGQAPHFLGETGVPILEGAYAAYELELLEVHTFGDHDLFVGRVVGVWEEEALLDERGRPKPGLSLLYYGRGLYGRPAEEAFAP from the coding sequence ATGAGGCGGTACGCGCCCCAGGGTCCCCTGCCCGCCTTTTACCACTTCTACCCCGGGGTGCCCGCCGTGGTGGGGGTGCGCCTGGGGGAGCGGGTGAACTTCTGCCCCGCGGTGTGGAACACGGGGCTTTCCGCCGACCCGCCCCTCTTCGGGGTGGCCCTGAGCCCCAAGCGCTACACCCACGGCCTCCTCCTCCAGGCCCGCCGCTTTGCCGCAAGCTTCCACCCCCATACCCAGATGGCCCTGGTCCACCGGCTGGGAAGCCTTTCCGGTCGCGAGGTGGACAAGGGCCAGGCCCCCCATTTCCTGGGCGAAACCGGCGTGCCCATCCTGGAAGGGGCCTACGCCGCCTATGAGCTGGAACTGCTAGAGGTCCACACCTTTGGGGACCACGACCTCTTCGTGGGCCGGGTGGTGGGGGTCTGGGAGGAGGAGGCCCTTTTGGACGAGAGGGGGCGGCCCAAACCCGGCCTTTCCCTCCTCTACTATGGCCGGGGCCTCTACGGCCGCCCGGCCGAGGAAGCCTTCGCCCCATGA
- a CDS encoding regulatory iron-sulfur-containing complex subunit RicT has translation MTVGVRFRTPVLRYFRFQGEPPPLEAFVVVRTSRGLEVGKVRTPPRAEKEVGEVVRLATKEDLDKAARLRVRAEEALFYLRARLREEGVEAKILGCDFTLDGRHLSVHYRAEERVNLRRFTRELSQRFDARVEFLAEGPREEAQYLGTLGACGMESCCSTWLQGFAQVSIKLARDQQLPLNPEKISGPCGRLLCCLAYEHPVYQELLAELPRKNARVCTKEGVCGKVQKLNPLKGTVELLLEEGKVLEVSKEELA, from the coding sequence ATGACCGTGGGCGTCCGCTTCCGCACCCCCGTCCTGCGCTACTTCCGCTTCCAGGGGGAACCCCCGCCCCTGGAGGCCTTTGTGGTGGTGCGCACCAGCCGGGGCCTGGAGGTGGGCAAGGTGCGCACCCCGCCCCGGGCGGAGAAGGAGGTGGGGGAGGTGGTCCGTCTGGCCACCAAGGAGGACCTGGACAAGGCGGCCCGCCTCCGCGTCCGGGCGGAGGAGGCGTTGTTCTACCTGCGGGCGCGGCTACGGGAGGAGGGGGTGGAGGCCAAGATCCTGGGGTGCGACTTCACCCTGGATGGCCGCCACCTCTCCGTGCACTACAGGGCGGAGGAGCGGGTCAACCTGAGGCGCTTCACCCGCGAGCTCTCCCAGCGGTTTGATGCCCGGGTGGAGTTCCTGGCGGAGGGCCCCCGGGAGGAGGCCCAGTACCTGGGCACCCTAGGGGCCTGCGGCATGGAAAGCTGCTGCTCCACCTGGCTGCAGGGCTTCGCCCAGGTGTCCATCAAGCTGGCCCGGGACCAGCAGCTGCCCCTGAACCCGGAGAAGATCTCTGGTCCCTGTGGCCGCCTCCTCTGCTGCCTGGCCTACGAGCACCCCGTCTACCAGGAGCTTTTGGCCGAGCTTCCCCGCAAGAACGCCCGGGTCTGCACCAAGGAGGGGGTGTGCGGCAAGGTGCAGAAGCTAAACCCCCTCAAGGGCACGGTGGAGCTCTTGTTGGAGGAGGGGAAGGTCCTGGAGGTGTCCAAGGAGGAGCTGGCATGA
- a CDS encoding arsenate reductase ArsC, translating into MRLLVLCTHNSARSQMAEAWLKHFARELGVALEVHSAGTEKSFVKEEAQQVMAEVGLSLEGHTSKTLEEVPDPWNFDLVLTLCHEAEAACPAYPAKTARRHVPFPDPTGKPLAAWREVREGLRRLARFLVERLREGDLPSEAELREAARP; encoded by the coding sequence ATGCGCCTTCTCGTCCTCTGCACCCACAACTCCGCCCGCAGCCAGATGGCGGAGGCCTGGCTCAAGCACTTCGCCAGGGAGCTGGGGGTGGCCCTCGAGGTCCACTCCGCGGGCACGGAGAAGAGCTTCGTCAAGGAGGAGGCCCAGCAGGTCATGGCCGAGGTGGGCCTGAGCCTGGAGGGCCACACCTCCAAGACCCTAGAGGAGGTGCCCGACCCCTGGAACTTTGACCTGGTCCTCACCCTCTGCCACGAGGCCGAGGCGGCCTGCCCCGCCTACCCCGCCAAGACCGCAAGGCGCCACGTCCCCTTCCCCGACCCCACGGGGAAGCCCCTCGCGGCCTGGCGGGAGGTGCGGGAGGGCCTAAGGCGCCTGGCCCGCTTCCTGGTGGAGCGCCTCCGGGAGGGGGACCTGCCCTCGGAGGCGGAGCTACGGGAGGCGGCCAGGCCCTAG